TACAACCAACTCTTCTGGTGATTTAAATAACATATTAATTTAACTCAATAAAAATTAGAAAAAGCTTTGTCCTACAACGATAATATCACCTGGCTCAATTTCCATATTGATGTTGGCATCATCGGTTTTTAATTTATTGTTCGCATCTTTAATAGTGATGTCATCAGTGTCTGCACGATCGGTGAAACCACCTGCTAGCGCTACTGCTTTTTCTACACTTAAATTGGGTTGGTATTCATAACCGCCGGGTCTTCTGACTTCGCCACCAACGTATATTTGTTTGAAGTTAAGTAAATTTACCATCACCTTCGGATCAAGCAGATAATCGCCTTTTAAGCCGTGAGTAATTTCATCTTTCACTTGGGTCAAGGTTTTACCTGCAACAGTCACTGAGCCTAAGTAGGGGTAATTGATTTGTCCACTTTCAGGGATCAGTAATTCATTGAAAGTTAAATTGTCTTCGCCGTAGACTTTAATTTGGATTTTATCGCCTGGAGATAATTGATAATGCGTGGTATCAATTTGTGCGGCATAGACATGGGTTGTCAGTGTGAGCAAAAGGAAGCACAAGCACACTTTTAAGTTATTGATCATAGTGAATCCAATTTAAAATTAGCGGAAAAATACACAATGTTTTGGTCATAATCGTTAATAGGAACAGTTGAGCGATTGCTCTCTTTTGTCCATCCCGTTACAAACGTTAAGTAGTTTCTAAATACATAGCCAATAGAGGCTTCATAATCGGTTGTTTTATCAGTTCTTAAGCCACTGGTGTATTCATCGGTTAAATAGTCTGCCTTAAGTTCACTGTACAGACGATTAAGCCAAAAGTGTTTCCATGCAAAATTGTAATAAGTTTCTTTGCGGTAATCGTTTTTAGCATCCGGATCGAGAATTTCTCGTTTCGTTTCTAAGCTAAAGGTTGAGTGCTTAACAGGAGACCAAAAGAAATCTCCTCGCCATGATAAGCCACTAAAGGCAGGGCGATCGGGCTGGCTAAAGCTTTTGTTTTGCCAACCAAGCATTAGTGAGCCGTGGGTATCTTTGTTGATCCCAAGTTTGGTGCCAAGAAAGAAATAGCTAGTGTTGTTATCAAGCGTGCTGCCTTCAAAACGATTGTATAAATAAGTACGGTCTTGGTTTTCTACTCGGACAAAAAATTCACTGACATCTGAGGGACGGTAGGTAAATTGTCCTTCAAGTAGGATGTCATTAAAGTCATCAAAACGGGTTGATGCTAAATCAGCCGCTCCCGGTAAATGACGATAATTCTTAAAACGTTTGGTATTAAATCCTGCGCCAAACTCTAATCGACCACGTGCCCATTGGGCGCCATAGATGTAATCTAGCATGCCGTGTTGCGCGTAGTATTTAACGGGCTCTGTGACATAGGGTAGTAGATCATCACGAATATCAGAACGACCATCATGAGATTTAATGTATTGATATTTTAACTTTATTTTATTTCGCATTGTGAAATGCTGTTCGATATCAAGCTCTAAATTATGATCAATAAAATCATCTTGTTCACTGTCTAGAAATGTTGCTTTCTTGGCGTAATAGGTAAGATCGTAAGTGTTAGTGCTTTTCTCACCGTTAAGAATAAACCCAGGCGTGAGTTCAACAACAGGTGATGAAATAGGATATTTGGATACTTGAGTTATGTTGTCATTGACTAAATATTTAGAGAAGACAAAAGGAGTGACCTTCACATGCATAGGGTTTGCCCAAGCAGAAAAAGTCATACAACCAGAGAACAATAGAAGTACTTTTTTTGCACGCATGTCTTTTTGATTCTCAGATTTTTGAAAGGTAAGAGCTTAGAGTACTGATTGGATTGAAGAGATTTTCATCAAATCAGTATTGGTAATTTTTCACGCTACCGCCCTTAGGTTAAAAGCTCCCAAAGTGCTTGTGTAGTCAACGAAATAATAAAGAGCATTTATCTTTTAGGTAACGATTACAGCTAGACGCTAAGAAATAGCGACAGTCTGTAATTTTTGCTACGTCTTTCTACTCTTTGGTTACCATTTTGCTACAACCTTGAGGTGATAAATTTATTTTAGCTCTCAAAGTCATAAACTAAGTAATGATAGTCGTAAAATCATAGTGTTACAAATGACAAGGTATTCTTTAAATGAATGCGAAATTCACTATTAATGCTTAATATAAATAAAGAATATGCTTTTTGTCTGATGATTATGTTTTTATAAAATTGATCATATCGAATAATTTTATAAAAGTGTCAGAAAAATGACATTTTACATTGAAGCAACATTAAAGCTTTTGATGTTATGCGTGAGAGTGGTCGAATAGCGAAATTGTGAGTTGAGATTTTATCGATGACAACTTGGGCGATGGAAAAATACTGGCACCATGATAAACTGCGCGATTGAGTATAAACTTTGACTAAGCGGGCTATTTGAATTGAATAGTTCGTTATCAGATTTGGAGTGAACTATGGACAGTCGTGGCATTAATAAGGTTATCTTAGTCGGTAACTTAGGAAATGATCCTGAAGTCCGTTACATGCCAAACGGCGGTGCGGTAGCGAATATTACCATTGCGACATCAGAATCATGGCGTGATAAGAACACCAGTGAACAACGCGAAAAAACTGAATGGCACCGCGTTGCTTTATACGGAAAATTAGCTGAAGTTGCAGGTGAGTACCTACGTAAAGGCTCTCAAGTATATATTGAAGGTCAACTACAAACGCGTAAGTGGCAGAACCAGCAAGGTCAAGATCAGTACACAACTGAAGTGGTTGTTCAAGGTTTTAACGGCACAATGCAAATGCTTGGCGGTCGTCAAAACCAAGGTAATCAACCAATGGGTGGCGGTCAGCAGCAACAAGGTGGTGGTTGGGGTCAGCCTCAACAGCCTGCAGCACAAAGCTATGCACCACAACAGCAGCAACAGCAACAAGCACCAGCTCAACAACCTGCACCTCAACCGCAGTACAATGAGCCACCAATGGATTTTGATGACGACATTCCGTTCTAATCAATCCAATGTGAATACTAAGAAGCAGCGTCTAACGCTGCTTTTTTTATGTCTGTTATTTGCCTTATGAGTTACGCGTACATTGCTTGATAACATCGATAAAGCGTTTTGTTTTTTCATGTTGATAGTGAAGCTTGGGGTAATAAGCAAAGGTGATTTCTGGTGGTTGCTTTAGTTGTGATAAGACAGGGATCAACAAGCCATGATCAAGCTCACGTTGCACATTGTAGGGTGAGGTGAGGATCAATCCCATTCCAGCAACAGCACTAGCGATCAAAGATTCTGGGTTTGAGGTAATAAAGTTACTCTTTAAGAGCAGCCTTATATCATTATCAAAAAGATATGCTTGTTGGTGGTGTTGATGACCTAGTAATAAGCAGTTGTGTTGTTGGAGTTGTTCGGGCGACGATAAAGGATCGTGTTGCTCCAAATAATCGGGAGAGGCATAGAAACGCGCTTGAGTCTCAAACAGTGGCGCTGCAATGTAGCTGGTAGAGTTGAAATCATTAATCGCTGAGCTAATGATAATATCGAGCGCTAAGTCAGGTAATTGCCCTTGAGTTACAGGTTGTAAACTGATGTTCACGTTGGGGTATTGTTGGGTAAATTTAGCAATCGCATTGATCAAGATAGGGTTACTTGTCGTCAGTGATGAGCCAATACGTAGGCTGCCATGAATATCACTATTGGTTGCAGTCGTTTCGTGCAGTAACTGTTGCCATTGTTCTAATATGAGCAAACTGCGTTGAAAGAAGGTTTCACCTGCATCGGTGAGTGATAGATGACGTGTAGTACGTTTGAGGAGTTGGACACCCAGTTGTTGCTCTAACCATGATAAGCGTTTTGATAGTGCTGAATTAGATATATCAAGGTGCTTAGCGGCTTTTGACTGTGATCCGTGCTGGATAACAGCCACAAAGCTTTTGGTGCAGGTGATCCAGTCCATGGTGATAACCTTTCCTTGTTTCTTGCATGCATAATGCGACCTTCAATGGTCATGGTGCGATAGATGACGTTTGGCTCACTGTAACGTAACTTTGAAAATGATAATAGTCAGCTTTAAAAGTGATGTTATTGAATTGTTTACCATTGAGGTAAAAAGTCTTCATAATAAGGGAGAGCCTTCAACGAGAGAGGGCTCGTTAAATTATCGCGCTTAGAGTTAGGATATTATGAGAAAAGCTTCAGGGATGAAATTAACCAATCGGTTAGTTGCTTTTGTTACCATGATCGTTATCTGTGCTATCTTCATCATTTTTATTGGTGGTGCACTGAGTTTTCGTAAGCTTGGGCAAGACTATTTAACGCATTATTTAAATGGTGTGGTCGAGGTTATCGATCAAGAATTGTCAGATCCGCAAGGTGGGGCATCCATGTCTCGCTGGCTTCCTAAGCTGCTTAAATCAAGTAATGTGGTACAACTGACAGTGACAAGTCCTCATGGTGTGGTTTTTTCCTATAAAGGTCTCGAATTACTGCCAGATCCCAATATTCTGTACGATAGTGAATACCAACTCCAGCTTAATCCTCAGTATCAAGTGACGATTTCGTCTATCCCGCCTTATGCTGAATTTACTTACTCATTAGGCGCGATGTCTTTCATTAGTTTAGCGCTGGGTATCGTTATTTTTGGCTTGGTTCAAGGTGTCCGTTGGCTGAAATTGCAGCTGCGGGGCTCTGAGTTATTGGAAACCCGAGGGCGGATGATTCTGGCGGGTAAAGTTGACGATTATGCGATCGGTAATGATTATGAATGGCCGGGAACCGCCAGTTTAGCGATGGATCAATTAATTAAGGAATTGAAAGATGCACGCCAAGAGCGTAGCCGCTTTGATACCTTTATCCGTACCCATACTTTTCTAGATCAGCTAACAGGGGCGGCAAACCGCATACTGTTTGATAGCCGTCTTAAATCTATGCTGCAAGAGCCTGATAACCATGGTGCTGTCATATTAATGCGCTTGTCTGATTGGGAAGAAACTATCGCTGAGGAAGGTAAGCAAAATGCGGATGAGTTTATTCAAGAGATCAGCATTATTTTATCTAACTTCATTCAGCGCTTTCCTGACACTATGCTGTCTCGTTATTACGATGCTGAATTTGCCATACTGATCCCGCAGCAATCAGCAAAAGAGATCAAACTTTTTACTAATCAATTGTTAAATGCTGTTGAGCGTTTATCTCCGCCATCATCCATGGAGCGTGATAACTGGTGCCATATTGGGGTGACATACTTCCAAGGTGGTGAACGCCGTGGCCGTATAATGGATGAAGCTGATACCGCATTGCGTAGTGCTCAACTACAAGGCTCGAATAGCTGGAATAGCTTTGTTAAGGAAAATAGTTGGGAAGATGATCGCGGTAGTGTGCGTTGGCGTACTTTGTTTGATCGCGTGTTAACGCAAGGCGGTCCATTGTTATTCCAACAAGCTGTATTTAAAGCGAATAATGAAGTTGTGATGAGCCGTGAAATTTTATCTCGGATGAAAGATGAACGTAGTGAATTAATAAAAGCATCCCACTTTATTCCTTATATAAATCAAGTCGGATTTAATCAGCGCTTTGATAAAGCTGTCATTACACAAATTATTACATTATTAAAAAGAGAATCTACCATAGAAGTATATTCTATCAACGTCAGTGTGTATTCATTACTGGATAAAACATTTATTAAATGGTTGATGAATGAATTATTACAAGTGCCACGTCCATTATTAAATAATGTAATGTTTGAAGTCTCTGAAAGTTTGCTCGTGAAACACCTTGATGCCCTACGACCTGTGCTGAAAAAGTTGGTGGGAATGGGCTGTAAACTCGCGGTAGATCAGGCTGGACGAACCATTGTCAGCACTCACTATATAAAAGAAGTGAAAGCTGATTATATTAAACTTCACCGTGGGCTTGTGAGAGATATAAATAAACGTCAAGAAAATCAGCTTTTTGTGAGAAGTATGTTGGGCGCATGTGAAAACTTGAATGTTCAGGTGATTGCGGTTGGCGTTGAAACCCATAAAGAGTGGGAAGTGCTAAAACAATTAGGGGTTGCCGCAGGACAAGGGCGTTTATTTGCTAAAGAAGATATTCTTTTATGATTTCTATGGTCTGTTCTTTTCTTAGAAATGATAATAAAAAATTACATTAATTATTAACGTTAGGTTAATTAAGTGATGTTTATCAATAAAATTATCGTATATTATTGGGCTCACCATTAGTAGCTGCTAATCTTGTCAATAAAGCATCATACAGGATGTATAGTCTTTTAATTCTGGTCGTCTATGAAACACGTATTTTCTAAGCTTTTTCAGCGAGCGAGTTTTCACCCGTCCGCTGCTTTAGTTTTTTATACTGACACGGTTGTTTTCGTTCAGGCTAAAACTGATCACTTTGTTGTTGATCGTATGGGTGTATCAAACGTTTCAGATTGGAGCGATGCTGCACGTAATTTGATCACGCAACATCAATTATCAGGATGCAACCTGAAATTGGTTTTAGGCCATGGGCTATATCAAAGCTTAGTGATCGATAAGCCAGAAATTAATGCAGATGAACTTTCAACTGCACTTCCTTTTCTTGTCAAAGATTTGGTGAATGACTCCCCAAGTGAGTTAATTGCCGATGGCTTTCCTGCCGCAATCAAAGATCGTTTACAGGTCTTCGTTGCCTCACGTCAGTTGATCACCAAGATAGTACTGACCTGCCATGAGGTTGGTTGTCATGTTACTGATATCACTGCAGAAGATGTGGCATGGAGTCGTTTTTCCGATCCTAATCGAAGCCAGTTGATTTTACATGCTGATGCTGATGGTAATTTGCAGTTAACGGCATTTAACGAGCAGGTACTGTGTTTCCAACGTCAATTGCGTGGTTTTACTTTACCGTTAGTTGATCGCCAAGCGTTAGATGGCGGCAGCTTCCAACTAGACAGTTTGGCGTTGGAATTGCAACGCTCATTAGATTTCATTAGTGCGCAGCTACGTAATAACCCGATCAGTCAGCTGATCGTGAGCTGTGATAATGAAGATAATCAGACCTTGGCTGAAGAGCTAAATAAACGTCTGAATATTAGTGTTCAAGCGATTCAAGAAATTGATCCGGCAATTGATACTAATGCTGCTAGGCTTGGATGGGCGGCATTACAGCGTCCAAAAGATGCCATTGTTAACCTGTATTCCGATAGTTTATTACCAACCAAGCAGTGGATGACATTGTCGAATATTGCTGCAAGTTGGCTGGTATTAATTGTGTTATTTGCTGGTTGGGCTGGCTGGAATAGTTGGCAAAACAGCATTATTGAAAAAGATCTCGCAAGGCAATCATCACTACTAAGTGAAGAGCAGCAAAAGTTGGATCATGCAAGAGCACAAGTGGCGGCACTGTTTGCAGATCCTCTGAAAGTGAATGAATCAAAAGCTTTGATGAAAGAGTTAGAAGTAAAGCGCGCCACGCTGAAAGTTATTGAAGATCATGATGAAAGCTTGCGTGTTGGTTATGCCGGATTGTTAAAACAACTTGCTGATGCGGCAAGTGGTGATATTTCCTTACAACATATTTATGTATCTGGACAGTCAATGGATTTAAGTGGTCTTGCACGCAATCCTGACGCAGTGCCTCGTTGGGTTGGCGCATTTAAAACGTATCCGTTTTTAGCTGAGCGTCGATTCCAAAAGATGACTTTAGGACGCAATGAGAAAAATGTCGTGACGTTCCAATTACAGGCTGAGCGTAAAATCATTAAGGAGAGCGCTCAATGATGAAGTGGAATGAATTAAGCCAACGCTTTGCAGCTTTATCTGTTCGTGAGCAATGGTTGATTGCCATTACAGGTTGGTTTGGCATTTTATTTATTGGCTACATGCTAGTGATTGAGCCACAAATGCAGTCGGCACAGTCGATAAAAACTAGCTTGATGGATACCAAGAACAATTTACTAACGGCACAGAACCAGCT
The sequence above is a segment of the Photobacterium leiognathi genome. Coding sequences within it:
- a CDS encoding polysaccharide biosynthesis/export family protein, which codes for MINNLKVCLCFLLLTLTTHVYAAQIDTTHYQLSPGDKIQIKVYGEDNLTFNELLIPESGQINYPYLGSVTVAGKTLTQVKDEITHGLKGDYLLDPKVMVNLLNFKQIYVGGEVRRPGGYEYQPNLSVEKAVALAGGFTDRADTDDITIKDANNKLKTDDANINMEIEPGDIIVVGQSFF
- a CDS encoding outer membrane beta-barrel protein, translated to MRAKKVLLLFSGCMTFSAWANPMHVKVTPFVFSKYLVNDNITQVSKYPISSPVVELTPGFILNGEKSTNTYDLTYYAKKATFLDSEQDDFIDHNLELDIEQHFTMRNKIKLKYQYIKSHDGRSDIRDDLLPYVTEPVKYYAQHGMLDYIYGAQWARGRLEFGAGFNTKRFKNYRHLPGAADLASTRFDDFNDILLEGQFTYRPSDVSEFFVRVENQDRTYLYNRFEGSTLDNNTSYFFLGTKLGINKDTHGSLMLGWQNKSFSQPDRPAFSGLSWRGDFFWSPVKHSTFSLETKREILDPDAKNDYRKETYYNFAWKHFWLNRLYSELKADYLTDEYTSGLRTDKTTDYEASIGYVFRNYLTFVTGWTKESNRSTVPINDYDQNIVYFSANFKLDSL
- a CDS encoding single-stranded DNA-binding protein, which encodes MDSRGINKVILVGNLGNDPEVRYMPNGGAVANITIATSESWRDKNTSEQREKTEWHRVALYGKLAEVAGEYLRKGSQVYIEGQLQTRKWQNQQGQDQYTTEVVVQGFNGTMQMLGGRQNQGNQPMGGGQQQQGGGWGQPQQPAAQSYAPQQQQQQQAPAQQPAPQPQYNEPPMDFDDDIPF
- a CDS encoding LysR family transcriptional regulator; the protein is MDWITCTKSFVAVIQHGSQSKAAKHLDISNSALSKRLSWLEQQLGVQLLKRTTRHLSLTDAGETFFQRSLLILEQWQQLLHETTATNSDIHGSLRIGSSLTTSNPILINAIAKFTQQYPNVNISLQPVTQGQLPDLALDIIISSAINDFNSTSYIAAPLFETQARFYASPDYLEQHDPLSSPEQLQQHNCLLLGHQHHQQAYLFDNDIRLLLKSNFITSNPESLIASAVAGMGLILTSPYNVQRELDHGLLIPVLSQLKQPPEITFAYYPKLHYQHEKTKRFIDVIKQCTRNS
- the csrD gene encoding RNase E specificity factor CsrD, which encodes MRKASGMKLTNRLVAFVTMIVICAIFIIFIGGALSFRKLGQDYLTHYLNGVVEVIDQELSDPQGGASMSRWLPKLLKSSNVVQLTVTSPHGVVFSYKGLELLPDPNILYDSEYQLQLNPQYQVTISSIPPYAEFTYSLGAMSFISLALGIVIFGLVQGVRWLKLQLRGSELLETRGRMILAGKVDDYAIGNDYEWPGTASLAMDQLIKELKDARQERSRFDTFIRTHTFLDQLTGAANRILFDSRLKSMLQEPDNHGAVILMRLSDWEETIAEEGKQNADEFIQEISIILSNFIQRFPDTMLSRYYDAEFAILIPQQSAKEIKLFTNQLLNAVERLSPPSSMERDNWCHIGVTYFQGGERRGRIMDEADTALRSAQLQGSNSWNSFVKENSWEDDRGSVRWRTLFDRVLTQGGPLLFQQAVFKANNEVVMSREILSRMKDERSELIKASHFIPYINQVGFNQRFDKAVITQIITLLKRESTIEVYSINVSVYSLLDKTFIKWLMNELLQVPRPLLNNVMFEVSESLLVKHLDALRPVLKKLVGMGCKLAVDQAGRTIVSTHYIKEVKADYIKLHRGLVRDINKRQENQLFVRSMLGACENLNVQVIAVGVETHKEWEVLKQLGVAAGQGRLFAKEDILL
- a CDS encoding PilN domain-containing protein: MKHVFSKLFQRASFHPSAALVFYTDTVVFVQAKTDHFVVDRMGVSNVSDWSDAARNLITQHQLSGCNLKLVLGHGLYQSLVIDKPEINADELSTALPFLVKDLVNDSPSELIADGFPAAIKDRLQVFVASRQLITKIVLTCHEVGCHVTDITAEDVAWSRFSDPNRSQLILHADADGNLQLTAFNEQVLCFQRQLRGFTLPLVDRQALDGGSFQLDSLALELQRSLDFISAQLRNNPISQLIVSCDNEDNQTLAEELNKRLNISVQAIQEIDPAIDTNAARLGWAALQRPKDAIVNLYSDSLLPTKQWMTLSNIAASWLVLIVLFAGWAGWNSWQNSIIEKDLARQSSLLSEEQQKLDHARAQVAALFADPLKVNESKALMKELEVKRATLKVIEDHDESLRVGYAGLLKQLADAASGDISLQHIYVSGQSMDLSGLARNPDAVPRWVGAFKTYPFLAERRFQKMTLGRNEKNVVTFQLQAERKIIKESAQ